Genomic segment of Myxococcus stipitatus:
CCCCCCGCCCCAGCCGCCGCCGTTGTTGTCGCCGCGGGGAGGCTGCGAGCCCCAGCCGGTGCCGGAGGGAGGAGGACGGTTCGAGGGGCGGTCATCATCGTCGCGAGCGACATGCCGCCGCGCAGGAGGCTGCGAGCGGCCACGGGAGTAGCCGTAGCCCGCGGAGGCGCCATGGGTCCGGTCGAACACGTACCCGCGGCTGCGCTCCCAGCGATACGCCCGGCCGGAGCTCGGGTAGTAGTCGTGCGAGTGACGCCCGTGCTGGTGACACGAGGAGCCGTGCGGGTCCAGGTGGAAGTCCCAGTACCAGACCAGCGTGGGGCCTCGGTAGTAATACACGTCGTCGGTGTAGGTGTAGTACGTGGTCGACGGGCGGTAGCCGTGCGAGTGGACGTGGGTGTACGGGCACCAGCCGCCACCGTCGTCGTCCGGAATGGGGTGGTCACCCGAGTAGCTGTAGTCCACCACCACGGTGCCGCCGCCGTGCCGGGCGGGGCCATGGTAGTGGGCGTAGCAGCCCGTCCCCATCATCAGGGCGAGAGGGATGGCGAGTGCGAGCAGTCGGCGCATGTGACGAGTCTCCCGTGCGAAGGGCACCATCAGCCAGTCCCACTTCGCGACCACGGGCCCTCTGACGCCCGGCCTGGAAGAAAATTCACCCCGGGGCTTCTTGCCCGCCCGCCCGCTGTTTAGGGGACTGTGCCCTGGTGGACAGCGCACGGGATGGTGTAGGTGCGCCAGAGGCGCGACTCGAAGGCCGGGGCATGCCGGCCCCGTCGCGCGAGGAGAGGGCACCTTCATGGAGTCGAACGCTGGTTGGGGGAGAGGGGCAACGTGCCCGCTTCATCCGGAGAACCTCGCGCAGCGGACCTGTACGCGCTGCGGTAGTTTCATGTGCGACATCTGCGGGGAGCAGGGCACCTGGTCTCAGTGCCCCTCCTGCCGGGAGCGTGAGGGGCAGGGCCGGAGCTTCCCCTTGGACCGCGACAACTGGTCCGTCGGTGGCCTCTTCGAGGTGAGCTGGGCGGCCTTCAAGCGCGAGTGGGTGATGCTGAGCGTCTGCGCCCTGCTGCTCCTGGTGGGCGTGATGATCGGCGGCGGCATCTCCGAGGTGCTGAAGCTCATCGGCGAGAAGATGGGCGGCGCCGCGAGTGTCGTGGTCATCCTGCTGGGCACGGTGCTCTCGTGGGTGGTGCAGGGCATCGCCATCATGGGGATGATGCGCGTCTGCCTGGATGTGGTTCAGGGACAGCGCGCGGACGTGGGCCGCCTGTTCAGCCAGGTCGGCAAGGTGAAGGCCTACGTTCTCGGCAACCTGCTCGCGGTCGCCATCTTCCTCCCCATCATCCTGGTGTCCGTGGTGGTGATGGCGGGCGTCTTCGTGACCATGGCGGGTGTCAGCATGGCCGACCTGGGCTCGGTGGGGGACTTCAAGCAGCTCATGGAGATGACCCAGGTCACCGTGCTGCTGGCGGGGCTGGGGCTGTGCTTCCTGGTGGTGGGCATCCCGACCATCTGGATTGGCATGCCGCTGGCGCTTGTCTCCGTCGCGCTCGCGGACACCGAGAACCCCCAGGTCATGGACGTCATCCGCAAGTGCTTCGCCCTCGCGAAGGGGCAGCGCCTGTCGATGCTCGGAGTCACCTTCCTGGCGACCCTCATCCTCATCGTGAGCGTCTTCTTCTGCTGTCTGCCCCTGATTCCCGCGATGGGGTTCTTCTACGTGCTCTTCGCCGGCCTCTACCTGTCGCTCAGCCGGGGCGAGCAGCGGGAGTCCTGACGTCTCGTCTCACCTCGGCGCCCGTCCGTCATGCGGGCGCCGGGGCGGAGTGCTTCTTCAGTGCACCAGCCGCTCGGAGGAGCCCGAGCGCGGCGTGGCCACCCGGCCCATGCAGGCCAGGATGTGCTCGCGGTACTCGGACAGCTCGCGCAGGCCGCAGAGCATCCACCGCCCGCCGATGACCAGCGTGGGCACACCGCGCACGCCGCGCGCCGTCGCATCGCGGTGCTCGTCGAGGATGAGCCGCCGCGTCTCCTCGGAGCGGAACGCCGCGGAGAACTCGTTCATCGCCAGGCCCACGCGCGAGGCCAGCTCGAACACGACATCCGTGCGCGACACGTTGACACCTTGCTCCAGCGCCGCGCGCTGCATGGCTCGCGCGAGGAACGCCCGCGCCTGCGGCCCTTGCAGTCGCGCGGCCTCCAGCGCCGCCAACGCCGGCACGCTGCTGCGCGGCGGGTCTCCGCCCAGCCACAGGTCCGTGGAGAGCAGCGGCGCCGTCGCGTCCGACTCGCGTTGCGCGCGCTGCACTTCCTCCACGAGCCCGCGCTTCTCGCGCTCCGTGGGAAGCACATCGTGCAATCGAAGCGGATACGGCCTCACGCTCCAACGCACGGCTTCGCCCAGCTCCTGGCGCAAGACATCCAGGCGCAGGTCGGCGAGATAGCACCAGGAACACAGCACATCCTGGTAGACGGTAACCTGCAGCGGCTTGTGCGGCGTTTTCATTCGGGGCCGCCAGATTAGAGGCCACGCCGCGCCGCTGCCAACTCCCCACGACACGCGAGCTCGAAATCCATTCCTGTGTTCCTGAGGAGCATGCAAGGCACCTTCGGCCCAGGCTGCTCGCTTGCTTCAAGGCATGCGGCCAACCTCGCGGCGCCATCGCGGCTCACGTGCGCGAGAGGCGCGGAGCACTCGCCTTCAGCTCGGCGTAAGTCAGCGCGTGCTCGATGATTTCTCCCGCGATGTCCTGGCCCGTCGCGCGCTCCAGTCCCTCGAAGCCGGGGCTGGAGTTGATTTCCATCAACCTGGGTCCCGCATGGCCCTCCAGCATGTCC
This window contains:
- a CDS encoding DsbA family oxidoreductase codes for the protein MKTPHKPLQVTVYQDVLCSWCYLADLRLDVLRQELGEAVRWSVRPYPLRLHDVLPTEREKRGLVEEVQRAQRESDATAPLLSTDLWLGGDPPRSSVPALAALEAARLQGPQARAFLARAMQRAALEQGVNVSRTDVVFELASRVGLAMNEFSAAFRSEETRRLILDEHRDATARGVRGVPTLVIGGRWMLCGLRELSEYREHILACMGRVATPRSGSSERLVH